CCTTCAAATGGCACCATTTGAGGTGTTATACGGACGGAAGTGCCGCACACCACTCAATTGGTCAGAAACCGGAGAAGGACTAGTATTTGGGCCCGATATCCTCCGTGAAGCGGAAGAGCAAGTTCAGCTAGTCAGAGAGCAACTGAAGACCGCCAAGTTGAGACAGAAGAGCTCTGCTGACACCCGTCGCCGACAAGTAGACTTCCAAGTCGGAGACCATGTATACATGCGAGCAACTCCTCTTAAGGGATCCAAGCGTTTCCACGTTAAGGGAAAGCTCGCACCAAGATTTATCGGCCCCTTCGAGATCACCGCACGACGTGGAGAAGTGGCTTACCAGTTGGAACTGCCACCTGAACTATCCGATGTGCACAGCATATTCCACGTGTCACAACTCCGGAAGTGTCTCCAAGTTCCAGACAAGCCTGATCTTTACAAGGACGTCGATCACCAAGCCATTGAACTTCAGCCTGATTTGACCTACCGTGAGAGGCCCATCTGCATTTTGGATGAGGATGAACGACGCACTCGAAGCCGCACCATCAAGTACTTcaaggtccagtggagcaacAACACTGAAGCAGAAGCAACCTGGGAACATGAAGACTACCTTAGATCCGAGTTTCCCGATCTATTTTAAGGCCTAGTTTTGGAATCTCAtggacgagattcttgtaaggggggtaggtctatcacaccctgcattttgtaacatgtcatttgcattaataaagcatgaaaatttggaccaacaaaaacttttgcattaTTTGGCTTTTTATTTTGGAGTTGTTTTCTCTCTGTGATTTTCAAGTGCTCTTTAAAGTCAACTACTCCACCTTATATAATTCATCCCTTTGCTCCAAACTTCTGCCCAATGATCATACCATGTGTATAGTGCAATATAGTATTTTATTACAAAAATACtttggccaaaaagtattttcaaaaattagttttccaaaaaaccctgaattgaggtttgcactacaagcacttgatttggggtatgaaaaatatttcaaagactatatttgaaacctattagatataggattcccataaaccacaaaaatataattttaaaaggtATTTTCCTATTTATTTAAAAGCTTTTTATTAAGACCAGAAATTGTCTTTAATAGGGAAAAATTATTTTattgtttcaaaaatatttgacaaAAATCAGGGAAACTCAATGGACATATAacttccatatataagagtttcaacacatggtcatgttcaaaatattggacaaaacctcccaaaaccatttctgcccatttcaaggatttgaaatatttctaaaggaaatattttcataaaaatcCAAGGAAAATCCAGCAAGTCACAAATGCATATTGTGATCACCTTGGAAAGCCTCATGTCAATCAAGATCATTTTGGTTCACCAAaatgccccaaaaccctctctgacCAGAATCAAATTTGAACAAGTTTGTACTACAAACTTTCTCTCCTTGACTCCAACTTTTGTGAGCATGTTCACATGACCAAATGAGGCCACTAAACCAAGTGGTTCATCAAGGGGAAGTGATTTGCTCAACTAGATCTACACAAGTTCATTTATGCTAATtcctagggtttacaaaagttgcattggcaactttgcccaacTAAGCTCCAAATTGGTGGAAGGCCCTAATTATATGTGTCATTTCACCCTGTGGAGTCTCATGGCAAATGGAAATCATTTACTTGCCCAAACCATTATCAAACACCTTCTGACACTTTTCCaaaatgccatttttgacctcttccactaatctccatgggcTCAACTTTGTACTACAGCTTCTCCTGGCCCTCTTCTACCCCCAGTAACTTTCCCCTGGCCATTTCTCAATGATTGAGGGGGTGAAACACCCCCATTTACCTCCCTGGACAGTagcttctctctctccctcaacctCCCTCCTCACTCCAGTGGCCACCCAGGGCATCCAAAGCCCCTCCCCCTTTCTTTACTACACCCTAGAGCCACCAGACATATTTGGACGCGCCCACCTGACCTAaaaaaatgccatggcatgccaTTTGCACGCTCCAGAGCATGCTACAGTGCGGCCAGGCACTGTAGCCGCCCCTTGCCAACCACTCCCGGCCACCTCGGGCCTCCCCGGCGCGCCCGGCGATGCGCCTCGATGTCTGCGTCATGCCACACCTCTGtccccctccttcctcttcctcctgTCGCCCAGCTCGCACGCGCGCCGGCCGCCCGAGCGCACCAGTGAGCGCGCTCATACACGCGGTGCCCGGGCCCCCTGCTttccctctcttctctcccctcGCCCTAGACCAACCGCACGAGCACCCCAGACACGTCCACGTGACCCACGGCAATGGCAACGACCTCACCGGCGCATGGGTCCACGGCAAGCCCTGGCCCGGCTATATAAGACCTCCCCGAGCTCTCCTCTCCTCACCACTCGCCCTCTGCACCACCAAATAATCCTCCTGCACCCCCAGTTCCTGTCTAGAGCCGCCCGAGGTCGAgatcgagctcgagctccgccgcttCGGCTCACCGGAGTTCGCGAGGTACAGGCCTCCCCCGCTCCTCTGCCTCGATCTGGAACCCCCGAGCACCCCTGATCATTTCCCCTTTCTCCCTGCTTCTTTTGCAGCTGGAAACGGCCGGAACCGTCGATGCCCGAAGCTCCTCCGCCGCGTGACCTCGTCGTCGGCAAACCAGGCCACCCCGGTGACCGCAACCACCTCCACCCGAACGGCGACTCGACGCTGAGTCCAGCCGTACCCTCGGCCGACCTCGCCGTGCCCTGTATCGATGCCGGTGAGCTTGCCGACCCTCTGTCGCAGGGTTAGGGATGACAGGCgggccccgcctgtcagcctctcctATCCATCGCCCGTCTCTTTCTCTCGATGACGCCTGGGCCCCGCCCGTCAGGTTTAAACCTGGCGCGCGCGCGTGCACCAGTGCGCTGGGCCGCCTCTCTGGCTGGGCTTGCTGCGCTGCGGCTGTTCTGGCCCAGCAGGCAGAGAGcccttctcctttttcttttctgtcaAACTTGTAAAAATTCC
This genomic window from Aegilops tauschii subsp. strangulata cultivar AL8/78 chromosome 4, Aet v6.0, whole genome shotgun sequence contains:
- the LOC141021706 gene encoding uncharacterized protein, producing the protein MRATPLKGSKRFHVKGKLAPRFIGPFEITARRGEVAYQLELPPELSDVHSIFHVSQLRKCLQVPDKPDLYKDVDHQAIELQPDLTYRERPICILDEDERRTRSRTIKYFKVQWSNNTEAEATWEHEDYLRSEFPDLF